A part of Astatotilapia calliptera chromosome 15, fAstCal1.2, whole genome shotgun sequence genomic DNA contains:
- the daam1b gene encoding disheveled-associated activator of morphogenesis 1b isoform X2: protein MPPRKRGGGSGGGGGRSGFSAIFCCFNNRDHPEITYKLRDDFALQSMEPSLPMPGNDELDSMFAELVDELDLTEKHREAMFALPAEKKWQIYCSKKKEQEENKSATSWPEYYIDQLNSMAARKTLLALEKEDEEERNKTIENLKTALRTQPMRFVTRFIDLDGLTCILNFLKSMDYDTTESQIHTSLIGCIKALMNNSQGRAHVLAHSESINIIAQSLATENIKTKVAVLEIMGAVCLVPGGHKKILESMLHYQRFACERTRFQTLVNDLDRSTGRYRDEVSLKTAIMSFINAVLSQGAEETSLEFRIHLRYEFLMLGIQPVIDKLHSHENATLDRHLDYFEMLRNDDELAVSKRFESVHVDTKSATQVFDLIRKKMSHTDAYPHFMSVLHHCLLMPHKRSGNTVQYWLLLDRIVQQMVLQNDKGHDPDVTPLENFNVKNVVRMLVNENEVKQWKEQAEKMRKEHHELQQKFEKKERECDAKTQEKEDMMQTLNKMKEKLEKESNEQKNVKQQVAELTARLHELSTRQAAVVPGGPPVAPGPPGGPVPQPGFAGIAPPPPPPPGGMMPPPPPPPPPPGGPPPPPGLPPIGGIPPPPGAPLGSSLKKKNIPQPSNPLKSFNWSKLAENKLEGTVWMEVDDAKVFKVLDLDDIEKTFSAYQRQQKEAEDDTLGSKKVKELSVIDGRRAQNCNILLSRLKLSNDEIKRAILTMDEQEDLPKDMLEQLLKFVPEKSDVDLLEEHKHELDRMAKPDRFLYEMSRINHYQQRLQSLYFKKKFAERIAEIKPKVEALGKASKEVLNSRNLKQLLEVVLAFGNYMNKGQRGNAYGFKVSSLNKIADTKSSIDKNITLLHYLITILEKKYPKVLKFQEDLQSISEAAKVNMTELEKDIGNLRSGLKSVESELEYQKKGPQEPGDKFVSVVSQFITVASFSFTDVEDSLIEAKELFLRAVKHFGEDASKMQPDEFFGIFDQFLQSFTEAQQENENIRKRKEEEERRAKVEAQLREQREKERKARKAKANGEEDGGEFDDLVSALRSGEVFDKDLSKMKRNRKRINNQNTDSGRERPVTKLNF, encoded by the exons ATGCCTCCTCGGAAGCGTGGTGGGGGTAGCGGTGGTGGCGGCGGTCGCAGCGGCTTCTCCGCCATCTTCTGTTGTTTTAACAACAGAGACCATCCAGAGATCACCTACAAACTGCGGGATGACTTTGCTCTGCAGTCCATGGAGCCATCACTGCCCATGCCGGGAAATGATGAGCTGGATAGCATGTTCGCCGAGTTGGTG GATGAGCTTGATcttacagagaaacacagggaagcCATGTTCGCACTGCCTGCAGAGAAGAAATGGCAAATCTACTGCAGCAAAAAGAAG gaacaagaagaaaacaaaagtgcaacTAGCTGGCCAGAATATTACATTGATCAGCTCAATTCAATGGCAGCT AGAAAGACGCTCCTCGCTCTGGAgaaagaggatgaggaggagaggaacaaAACTATAGAGAACTTGAAGACGGCTCTGAGAACCCAACCTATGAG GTTTGTGACTCGATTTATTGATCTGGATGGCCTGACGTGTATCCTGAACTTCCTGAAAAGCATGGACTATGACACCACAGAATCACAGATCCACACGTCTCTCATCGGCTGCATCAAAGCTCTGATGAACAACTCGCAGGGCCGCGCCCACGTCCTCGCTCACTCCGAGAGCATCAACATCATCGCCCAGAGCCTGGCCACAGAAAACATTAAGACAAAGGTGGCGGTCTTGGAGATCATGGGTGCTGTATGTCTGGTGCCTGGCGGGCACAAAAAAATCCTGGAGTCAATGCTGCATTACCAGCGTTTCGCCTGCGAGAGGACACGCTTCCAG ACACTTGTAAATGATCTGGACCGGAGTACGGGGCggtacagagatgaggtcagcTTGAAAACAGCCATCATGTCCTTTATTAATGCTGTGCTGAGTCAAGGAGCTGAAGAG ACTAGTTTGGAATTCCGTATTCACCTCCGATATGAATTTCTTATGCTGGGGATCCAACCTGTGATCGATAAGCTACATTCTCATGAAAATGCCACGTTAGACAG GCATTTAGACTACTTTGAGATGCTGCGGAATGATGATGAGCTGGCTGTGTCAAAACGTTTTGAGTCG GTACATGTAGACACCAAAAGTGCCACGCAAGTTTTTGATCTCATCCGGAAGAAGATGAGCCACACTGATGCATATCCGCACTTTATGTCTGTCCTGCATCACTGTCTGCTCATGCCAC ACAAGAGAAGTGGAAACACTGTACAGTACTGGCTGCTATTGGACCGCATCGTCCAGCAGATGGTCTTGCAGAATGATAAAGGTCATGACCCTGACGTCACACCACTGGAGAATTTTAACGTGAAGAATGTTGTCCGGAT GCTGGTCAATGAAAATGAGGTCAAACAGTGGAAGGAGCAGgcagagaaaatgagaaaag AGCACCATGAGCTGCAACAGAAGTTTGAGAAGAAGGAGCGTGAATGTGACGCCAAGACCCAGGAGAAAGAGGACATGATGCAGACTCTCAACAAGATGAAAGAGAAGCTGGAAAAAGAGAGCAACGAGcagaaaaatgtcaaacagcAAGTGGCTGAACTCACCGCACGACTGCATGAGCTCAGCACC AGGCAGGCAGCTGTTGTTCCTGGCGGCCCTCCTGTTGCCCCCGGCCCCCCTGGCGGCCCGGTGCCTCAACCAGGCTTTGCAGGAATAgccccacctcctccaccacctcctggTGGTATGATGCCTCCTCCGCCACCCCCACCGCCTCCGCCAGGTGGCCCTCCACCTCCCCCTGGGCTCCCGCCCATTGGAGGTATCCCTCCACCACCAGGAGCGCCCCTGGGATCATcgctgaagaagaagaacattcCTCAGCCATCCAACCCTCTCAAGTCCTTCAACTGGTCCAAGTTAGCTGAG AATAAGCTGGAGGGTACGGTCTGGATGGAGGTGGATGATGCCAAGGTTTTCAAAGTGCTGGATTTAGATGACATTGAAAAAACCTTCTCAGCCTATCAGAGGCAGCAG AAAGAGGCGGAAGATGACACGCTGGGCTCCAAAAAAGTCAAGGAGCTGTCAGTGATTGATGGCCGTCGAGCTCAAAACTGTAACATCCTGCTCTCACG ACTGAAGCTTTCAAATGATGAGATTAAGAGAGCCATCCTAACCATGGACGAACAGGAGGACCTTCCCAAAGACATGCTGGAGCAG TTGCTGAAGTTTGTCCCAGAGAAGAGCGATGTGGATCTCCTCGAGGAGCATAAACATGAGCTCGATCGAATGGCCAAACCCGACCGCTTCCTTTACGAGATGAGCAG AATAAACCATTACCAGCAGAGGCTGCAGTCTTTGTACTTTAAGAAGAAGTTTGCAGAGAGGATAGCTGAGATCAAACCCAAAGTTGAAG CGCTGGGTAAGGCGTCTAAGGAGGTTTTAAACAGCAGAAACCTGAAGCAGCTGTTGGAGGTGGTGCTAGCATTTGGAAACTATATGAACAAAGGTCAAAGGGGCAATGCTTATGGCTTCAAGGTGTCTTCACTCAACAAGATCGCAGATACTAAATCCAGTATCGACAA aaacATTACTCTGCTGCACTATCTGATCACCATCCTGGAGAAGAAATATCCCAAAGTCCTGAAGTTCCAGGAGGACCTGCAGAGTATCTCAGAGGCAGCCAAAGTCAA TATGACGGAGCTGGAAAAAGATATCGGCAACCTGCGCAGTGGATTAAAAAGTGTAGAGAGC GAACTGGAATACCAGAAGAAAGGGCCGCAGGAGCCAGGTGACAAGTTTGTGTCGGTGGTGAGCCAGTTCATCACCGTGgccagcttcagcttcactgaTGTCGAGGACTCTCTCATCGAGGCCAAAGAACTG TTCCTGAGGGcagtaaagcactttggtgaggATGCCAGTAAGATGCAGCCAGATGAGTTCTTTGGCATCTTCGACCAGTTCCTGCAATCGTTCACAGAGGCTCAGCAGGAGAACGAGAACATACGAAAAcgaaaggaagaggaggaacgcAGGGCCAAAGTAGAAGCTCAG
- the daam1b gene encoding disheveled-associated activator of morphogenesis 1b isoform X1, producing MPPRKRGGGSGGGGGRSGFSAIFCCFNNRDHPEITYKLRDDFALQSMEPSLPMPGNDELDSMFAELVDELDLTEKHREAMFALPAEKKWQIYCSKKKEQEENKSATSWPEYYIDQLNSMAARKTLLALEKEDEEERNKTIENLKTALRTQPMRFVTRFIDLDGLTCILNFLKSMDYDTTESQIHTSLIGCIKALMNNSQGRAHVLAHSESINIIAQSLATENIKTKVAVLEIMGAVCLVPGGHKKILESMLHYQRFACERTRFQTLVNDLDRSTGRYRDEVSLKTAIMSFINAVLSQGAEETSLEFRIHLRYEFLMLGIQPVIDKLHSHENATLDRHLDYFEMLRNDDELAVSKRFESVHVDTKSATQVFDLIRKKMSHTDAYPHFMSVLHHCLLMPHKRSGNTVQYWLLLDRIVQQMVLQNDKGHDPDVTPLENFNVKNVVRMLVNENEVKQWKEQAEKMRKEHHELQQKFEKKERECDAKTQEKEDMMQTLNKMKEKLEKESNEQKNVKQQVAELTARLHELSTRQAAVVPGGPPVAPGPPGGPVPQPGFAGIAPPPPPPPGGMMPPPPPPPPPPGGPPPPPGLPPIGGIPPPPGAPLGSSLKKKNIPQPSNPLKSFNWSKLAENKLEGTVWMEVDDAKVFKVLDLDDIEKTFSAYQRQQDFLMINNSKQKEAEDDTLGSKKVKELSVIDGRRAQNCNILLSRLKLSNDEIKRAILTMDEQEDLPKDMLEQLLKFVPEKSDVDLLEEHKHELDRMAKPDRFLYEMSRINHYQQRLQSLYFKKKFAERIAEIKPKVEALGKASKEVLNSRNLKQLLEVVLAFGNYMNKGQRGNAYGFKVSSLNKIADTKSSIDKNITLLHYLITILEKKYPKVLKFQEDLQSISEAAKVNMTELEKDIGNLRSGLKSVESELEYQKKGPQEPGDKFVSVVSQFITVASFSFTDVEDSLIEAKELFLRAVKHFGEDASKMQPDEFFGIFDQFLQSFTEAQQENENIRKRKEEEERRAKVEAQLREQREKERKARKAKANGEEDGGEFDDLVSALRSGEVFDKDLSKMKRNRKRINNQNTDSGRERPVTKLNF from the exons ATGCCTCCTCGGAAGCGTGGTGGGGGTAGCGGTGGTGGCGGCGGTCGCAGCGGCTTCTCCGCCATCTTCTGTTGTTTTAACAACAGAGACCATCCAGAGATCACCTACAAACTGCGGGATGACTTTGCTCTGCAGTCCATGGAGCCATCACTGCCCATGCCGGGAAATGATGAGCTGGATAGCATGTTCGCCGAGTTGGTG GATGAGCTTGATcttacagagaaacacagggaagcCATGTTCGCACTGCCTGCAGAGAAGAAATGGCAAATCTACTGCAGCAAAAAGAAG gaacaagaagaaaacaaaagtgcaacTAGCTGGCCAGAATATTACATTGATCAGCTCAATTCAATGGCAGCT AGAAAGACGCTCCTCGCTCTGGAgaaagaggatgaggaggagaggaacaaAACTATAGAGAACTTGAAGACGGCTCTGAGAACCCAACCTATGAG GTTTGTGACTCGATTTATTGATCTGGATGGCCTGACGTGTATCCTGAACTTCCTGAAAAGCATGGACTATGACACCACAGAATCACAGATCCACACGTCTCTCATCGGCTGCATCAAAGCTCTGATGAACAACTCGCAGGGCCGCGCCCACGTCCTCGCTCACTCCGAGAGCATCAACATCATCGCCCAGAGCCTGGCCACAGAAAACATTAAGACAAAGGTGGCGGTCTTGGAGATCATGGGTGCTGTATGTCTGGTGCCTGGCGGGCACAAAAAAATCCTGGAGTCAATGCTGCATTACCAGCGTTTCGCCTGCGAGAGGACACGCTTCCAG ACACTTGTAAATGATCTGGACCGGAGTACGGGGCggtacagagatgaggtcagcTTGAAAACAGCCATCATGTCCTTTATTAATGCTGTGCTGAGTCAAGGAGCTGAAGAG ACTAGTTTGGAATTCCGTATTCACCTCCGATATGAATTTCTTATGCTGGGGATCCAACCTGTGATCGATAAGCTACATTCTCATGAAAATGCCACGTTAGACAG GCATTTAGACTACTTTGAGATGCTGCGGAATGATGATGAGCTGGCTGTGTCAAAACGTTTTGAGTCG GTACATGTAGACACCAAAAGTGCCACGCAAGTTTTTGATCTCATCCGGAAGAAGATGAGCCACACTGATGCATATCCGCACTTTATGTCTGTCCTGCATCACTGTCTGCTCATGCCAC ACAAGAGAAGTGGAAACACTGTACAGTACTGGCTGCTATTGGACCGCATCGTCCAGCAGATGGTCTTGCAGAATGATAAAGGTCATGACCCTGACGTCACACCACTGGAGAATTTTAACGTGAAGAATGTTGTCCGGAT GCTGGTCAATGAAAATGAGGTCAAACAGTGGAAGGAGCAGgcagagaaaatgagaaaag AGCACCATGAGCTGCAACAGAAGTTTGAGAAGAAGGAGCGTGAATGTGACGCCAAGACCCAGGAGAAAGAGGACATGATGCAGACTCTCAACAAGATGAAAGAGAAGCTGGAAAAAGAGAGCAACGAGcagaaaaatgtcaaacagcAAGTGGCTGAACTCACCGCACGACTGCATGAGCTCAGCACC AGGCAGGCAGCTGTTGTTCCTGGCGGCCCTCCTGTTGCCCCCGGCCCCCCTGGCGGCCCGGTGCCTCAACCAGGCTTTGCAGGAATAgccccacctcctccaccacctcctggTGGTATGATGCCTCCTCCGCCACCCCCACCGCCTCCGCCAGGTGGCCCTCCACCTCCCCCTGGGCTCCCGCCCATTGGAGGTATCCCTCCACCACCAGGAGCGCCCCTGGGATCATcgctgaagaagaagaacattcCTCAGCCATCCAACCCTCTCAAGTCCTTCAACTGGTCCAAGTTAGCTGAG AATAAGCTGGAGGGTACGGTCTGGATGGAGGTGGATGATGCCAAGGTTTTCAAAGTGCTGGATTTAGATGACATTGAAAAAACCTTCTCAGCCTATCAGAGGCAGCAG GACTTCTTAATGATCAATAACAGCAAACAG AAAGAGGCGGAAGATGACACGCTGGGCTCCAAAAAAGTCAAGGAGCTGTCAGTGATTGATGGCCGTCGAGCTCAAAACTGTAACATCCTGCTCTCACG ACTGAAGCTTTCAAATGATGAGATTAAGAGAGCCATCCTAACCATGGACGAACAGGAGGACCTTCCCAAAGACATGCTGGAGCAG TTGCTGAAGTTTGTCCCAGAGAAGAGCGATGTGGATCTCCTCGAGGAGCATAAACATGAGCTCGATCGAATGGCCAAACCCGACCGCTTCCTTTACGAGATGAGCAG AATAAACCATTACCAGCAGAGGCTGCAGTCTTTGTACTTTAAGAAGAAGTTTGCAGAGAGGATAGCTGAGATCAAACCCAAAGTTGAAG CGCTGGGTAAGGCGTCTAAGGAGGTTTTAAACAGCAGAAACCTGAAGCAGCTGTTGGAGGTGGTGCTAGCATTTGGAAACTATATGAACAAAGGTCAAAGGGGCAATGCTTATGGCTTCAAGGTGTCTTCACTCAACAAGATCGCAGATACTAAATCCAGTATCGACAA aaacATTACTCTGCTGCACTATCTGATCACCATCCTGGAGAAGAAATATCCCAAAGTCCTGAAGTTCCAGGAGGACCTGCAGAGTATCTCAGAGGCAGCCAAAGTCAA TATGACGGAGCTGGAAAAAGATATCGGCAACCTGCGCAGTGGATTAAAAAGTGTAGAGAGC GAACTGGAATACCAGAAGAAAGGGCCGCAGGAGCCAGGTGACAAGTTTGTGTCGGTGGTGAGCCAGTTCATCACCGTGgccagcttcagcttcactgaTGTCGAGGACTCTCTCATCGAGGCCAAAGAACTG TTCCTGAGGGcagtaaagcactttggtgaggATGCCAGTAAGATGCAGCCAGATGAGTTCTTTGGCATCTTCGACCAGTTCCTGCAATCGTTCACAGAGGCTCAGCAGGAGAACGAGAACATACGAAAAcgaaaggaagaggaggaacgcAGGGCCAAAGTAGAAGCTCAG